From one Halothece sp. PCC 7418 genomic stretch:
- a CDS encoding SHOCT domain-containing protein → MFLAQEKSQKLAVILAMVSAVTPLSGLHKFYLGQLWWGLAYLFLSITLTPPITEMGILSYFGIAQVASLLEGIWYFMQPEESFQQRFNSHPISHLANPSQAKFNPKLVGETAEAIQRLDQLRENGLLSEYEFEQQRRQLLDRIKK, encoded by the coding sequence ATGTTCTTAGCGCAAGAAAAAAGTCAGAAGTTAGCCGTCATTTTAGCCATGGTGAGTGCAGTTACCCCACTCTCAGGGCTGCATAAATTTTATTTAGGACAACTGTGGTGGGGGTTAGCTTATTTATTTCTATCCATTACCTTAACGCCACCAATAACGGAAATGGGGATTTTGTCTTATTTTGGAATTGCACAAGTTGCAAGTCTCCTAGAAGGAATTTGGTATTTTATGCAGCCAGAAGAAAGTTTTCAGCAACGGTTTAATTCTCATCCTATATCTCACCTAGCAAACCCAAGTCAAGCTAAATTTAACCCGAAATTAGTAGGAGAAACCGCCGAAGCCATTCAACGGTTGGATCAATTACGGGAAAACGGGTTACTCTCAGAGTATGAATTTGAACAACAGCGTCGTCAGTTGCTCGATCGAATTAAGAAATAA
- a CDS encoding NAD(P)/FAD-dependent oxidoreductase, translating to MTVNSVYDVLIIGAGPVGLATAVGLYQRGIQNLLIIDQTRAFRQAGQTVDLLPNGLKALRSLSNEAYEKCKFVAYAATSNSTWKRRNLQGEVSSSVSINFDDWFQAYGEGRISLPWYEIQTQLRQLLPSEKIKVNTRCVNVKEENNLVAIDCIVNQPSEKNPFAHWNDSTQTIQTRDEYESVEGTIKAKLVLAADGINSTVRKLLYENTALEKWAKPQYSGYGAIGCLSVENIPDETVEGLETNYLQRDRVVTVTPEENNSNSRIILLRKDTNTFGYLLHFPVQLDVMLNSSRNELINLAVETLKAAGYPPAFSQLVQLSNPEQLITRPYYIHPANIPVKTDKIWSQGRVALVGDSAHGMPPFNAQGTNQGFEDALVIVKQLIRLFKNKNLDDQAAIDRAFQEYEKERRPFMEKMQTATMNSHRWTQADWTEYGQQVYSRHLSLE from the coding sequence ATGACGGTAAATTCCGTTTACGATGTATTAATTATTGGCGCGGGTCCTGTGGGTTTAGCAACCGCAGTGGGACTGTATCAACGGGGGATTCAGAATCTATTAATCATTGATCAAACTCGTGCTTTTCGTCAAGCTGGACAAACCGTTGATTTATTACCGAATGGCTTAAAAGCGCTAAGAAGTTTAAGTAATGAGGCGTATGAAAAGTGTAAATTTGTTGCTTACGCTGCTACTTCTAATTCCACTTGGAAACGTCGGAACTTACAAGGAGAAGTGAGTTCTTCTGTTTCTATCAATTTTGATGATTGGTTTCAAGCGTATGGGGAAGGAAGAATTTCTCTCCCGTGGTATGAGATTCAAACCCAATTACGCCAACTCTTACCCTCAGAAAAAATAAAAGTTAATACGCGCTGTGTCAATGTCAAAGAAGAAAATAATTTAGTCGCAATTGATTGTATTGTTAACCAGCCGAGTGAAAAGAATCCCTTTGCACATTGGAATGATTCCACTCAAACGATTCAAACCAGAGATGAATATGAATCAGTTGAGGGAACGATAAAAGCAAAACTGGTGCTTGCTGCGGATGGAATTAATTCTACGGTTCGGAAACTTTTATATGAAAATACAGCGTTAGAAAAATGGGCAAAACCGCAATATTCAGGGTATGGCGCGATTGGTTGTTTGAGTGTTGAAAATATTCCTGATGAAACAGTAGAAGGATTAGAAACTAATTATTTACAGCGCGATCGCGTTGTTACGGTTACCCCAGAAGAAAACAACAGTAATTCCAGAATTATTTTACTTCGTAAAGATACAAATACATTTGGATATCTCCTGCATTTTCCCGTCCAACTTGATGTGATGCTTAATTCTTCTCGGAATGAATTAATTAATCTAGCAGTAGAAACCTTAAAAGCTGCAGGTTATCCGCCAGCGTTTTCTCAACTGGTTCAACTCTCAAATCCTGAACAATTAATCACCCGCCCTTACTATATTCATCCTGCGAATATTCCCGTTAAAACTGATAAAATTTGGAGCCAAGGACGAGTGGCTTTAGTGGGAGATTCTGCTCATGGAATGCCTCCATTTAATGCCCAAGGAACGAACCAAGGATTTGAAGATGCTTTAGTGATTGTCAAACAACTGATCCGTTTATTTAAAAATAAAAACTTAGATGATCAAGCAGCAATTGATCGCGCCTTTCAAGAGTATGAAAAAGAGCGTCGTCCCTTTATGGAAAAAATGCAAACTGCAACGATGAATAGTCACCGTTGGACACAAGCTGACTGGACAGAATATGGACAACAAGTTTATTCTCGTCACTTGAGTTTAGAGTGA